The Carnobacterium divergens genome includes a window with the following:
- the purD gene encoding phosphoribosylamine--glycine ligase, with product MKVLVIGSGGREHAICKKLGASPKVSTVYCAKGNVGMQQDGIQLVDIEENNHAALIKFAKKERINWTFVGPEIPLMNGIVDDFLAAGLKIFGPTKKAALIEGSKDFAKQLMTTYQIPTAAYQTFTDYEQALCYVEEKGTPIVIKADGLAAGKGVVVAEDMNVATLALKDMLLDGKFSGTENRVVIEEFLSGEEFSLLAFVSNNNIYPMPIAQDHKRAYEGDKGPNTGGMGAYSPVPQIPESMIKEAIEKVLKPAVEGMRSEERTFNGILYAGLIASEKGVKVIEFNARFGDPETQVVLNRLTSDFAQLIDDLLNDQVPVVEWQKKGYDIGIVVASDGYPEAYQKEIALPDLTKLEEGQVYYAGVKKNKTGNLVSNGGRIYLIEAQGDTLREAADKAYQQLKAVDTEGTFYRMDIGKKAMKQN from the coding sequence ATGAAAGTACTTGTAATTGGTAGTGGAGGAAGAGAACACGCAATTTGTAAAAAATTAGGAGCAAGCCCGAAAGTATCAACTGTTTATTGCGCAAAAGGAAATGTAGGGATGCAACAAGACGGCATTCAGCTTGTTGATATTGAAGAAAACAATCATGCAGCGTTGATAAAATTCGCTAAAAAAGAACGGATTAATTGGACCTTCGTGGGGCCAGAAATACCATTAATGAATGGAATTGTGGATGATTTTCTTGCAGCAGGATTGAAAATATTTGGACCAACTAAAAAAGCAGCTTTGATTGAAGGTTCAAAAGATTTTGCGAAACAGCTAATGACAACCTACCAAATTCCAACAGCAGCTTACCAAACCTTTACAGATTATGAACAAGCTTTATGTTATGTAGAAGAAAAAGGAACGCCAATTGTCATTAAGGCAGACGGATTAGCAGCAGGAAAAGGGGTCGTAGTTGCTGAAGATATGAATGTCGCAACGCTAGCATTAAAAGATATGTTGTTAGATGGGAAATTTTCAGGAACAGAAAATCGAGTAGTCATTGAAGAATTTTTAAGTGGTGAAGAATTTTCATTGTTGGCGTTTGTAAGCAACAACAACATTTATCCAATGCCGATCGCTCAAGACCACAAGCGAGCTTATGAAGGGGATAAAGGACCTAATACAGGGGGAATGGGCGCGTATTCACCAGTTCCGCAAATCCCTGAAAGTATGATTAAAGAAGCGATTGAGAAAGTTTTAAAGCCCGCTGTTGAAGGAATGCGTTCTGAAGAAAGAACATTCAATGGAATTTTGTACGCGGGTCTTATCGCATCTGAAAAAGGAGTCAAGGTAATTGAATTCAACGCTCGATTTGGAGATCCTGAAACGCAAGTTGTTTTAAATCGCTTAACAAGTGATTTTGCCCAACTTATTGATGATTTATTAAATGACCAAGTTCCTGTTGTTGAATGGCAAAAAAAAGGGTATGATATTGGCATTGTAGTTGCAAGTGATGGCTATCCCGAAGCCTATCAAAAAGAAATCGCACTTCCTGATTTAACGAAACTAGAAGAGGGACAAGTCTATTATGCAGGCGTCAAAAAAAATAAGACTGGAAATTTAGTTTCAAATGGTGGTAGAATCTATTTAATAGAAGCTCAAGGGGACACCTTAAGGGAAGCTGCCGATAAAGCTTATCAGCAATTGAAAGCAGTGGATACTGAAGGAACTTTTTATCGAATGGATATCGGGAAAAAAGCAATGAAACAGAATTGA
- a CDS encoding GntR family transcriptional regulator has product MPRSKNLEKVAYHYLKEQIQSKEWLPQTHITEQKISTCLGISRTPIRNAFLKLQEEGYLTIIPHKGAVVTEPKIKFKEYADRLEYIELMIVHQLHFIELKEIQLDFRELDCMLNQMIVCIEQGDSQLYNEKERQLIRIFLQSGKNDYMMSSVMDTIRSLHQQKDSELAYVLKKNIPKKIHHYSLIVDLLREGQFGLARKQVRIAVNQLVLSVLND; this is encoded by the coding sequence ATGCCTAGGTCGAAAAACTTAGAAAAAGTTGCGTATCATTATTTAAAGGAACAGATTCAATCAAAAGAATGGTTGCCACAAACGCATATCACAGAACAAAAGATTTCAACTTGTTTAGGAATTAGTAGGACGCCTATTCGAAATGCTTTTTTAAAGCTACAAGAAGAGGGCTATTTAACGATTATTCCTCATAAAGGTGCAGTGGTAACAGAACCTAAAATTAAATTTAAAGAATACGCTGACCGACTAGAGTATATTGAATTGATGATTGTTCATCAACTTCATTTTATAGAACTAAAAGAGATTCAACTTGATTTTCGAGAATTAGATTGTATGTTGAATCAAATGATTGTCTGCATTGAGCAAGGCGATAGCCAACTATACAACGAAAAAGAACGTCAGTTGATTCGTATCTTTTTACAAAGTGGAAAAAATGACTATATGATGAGCAGTGTTATGGATACGATTCGTAGTCTCCACCAACAAAAAGACTCTGAATTGGCATACGTATTGAAAAAAAATATTCCCAAAAAAATTCATCATTATTCTTTAATAGTAGATCTTCTAAGGGAAGGACAATTCGGGCTGGCTAGAAAACAAGTTCGAATCGCAGTCAATCAGTTAGTTCTAAGTGTTTTAAATGATTAA
- a CDS encoding YibE/F family protein: MKRNKTIFVAGILFLSILLSWIFVTNNAGFYQQTVVKITKTTVVKSIETTDATHNKDRVTTQELTGIIKNGAHQGDTISLENDYSLSGAHDEKYRTGDELFVSISKNSKTPLDGSIDGVKRDKYLLIVGWIFILAALFVGKKSGVFSIISLILNVVILSIVLDYYIRSENGNLLIISMGMVVLFTVISLFLVSGNNRKTYAAIISTLVGTFISFFVAYGVMNLLGDRGLRYEEMQFLTRAPRKVFLAGVLIGSLGAVMDVAIIMASAVQELVTKNKEISKEALVKSGMEIGKDIMGAMTNVLFFAYISGAVPMVLLYLKNGAAIGYTLSMNLSLELARALAGSIGIVLTIPLGLYISIYFIHKKGGIK; this comes from the coding sequence TTGAAAAGAAATAAAACAATTTTTGTTGCAGGCATTCTTTTTTTGAGTATCCTTTTATCTTGGATTTTTGTAACGAATAATGCAGGTTTTTATCAACAGACAGTTGTAAAAATAACGAAAACTACCGTTGTAAAGTCAATTGAAACAACGGATGCAACACATAATAAAGATCGAGTTACAACGCAAGAATTGACAGGGATTATAAAAAATGGTGCACATCAAGGGGATACAATTTCATTGGAAAATGACTATTCCTTATCAGGAGCTCATGATGAAAAGTACCGAACTGGCGACGAACTTTTTGTCTCCATTTCAAAAAATTCAAAAACTCCTTTAGACGGCTCGATTGATGGTGTTAAGCGAGATAAATACTTATTAATTGTCGGATGGATTTTCATATTAGCTGCTTTATTTGTTGGAAAAAAAAGCGGCGTTTTTTCAATTATCAGTTTGATTCTAAACGTTGTGATTTTATCAATTGTACTTGATTATTATATTCGTTCTGAAAATGGCAATTTACTGATTATTTCAATGGGGATGGTTGTACTATTTACGGTGATTTCACTCTTTTTAGTCAGTGGAAACAACAGGAAAACCTATGCCGCAATTATTTCCACGTTAGTTGGAACCTTTATTTCCTTTTTCGTTGCCTATGGAGTGATGAACCTACTTGGTGATCGAGGGCTAAGATACGAAGAAATGCAATTTTTAACCCGCGCCCCTCGAAAAGTTTTTTTAGCAGGAGTGCTGATTGGTTCGCTAGGTGCAGTAATGGATGTAGCTATTATTATGGCCTCAGCAGTACAGGAGTTGGTTACTAAAAATAAAGAGATTTCTAAAGAAGCTCTTGTGAAATCAGGGATGGAGATTGGCAAGGATATTATGGGGGCCATGACAAATGTACTGTTTTTTGCCTATATTAGTGGGGCAGTTCCAATGGTCTTACTGTATTTAAAAAATGGTGCCGCAATTGGTTACACACTTTCAATGAATTTATCTTTAGAACTAGCACGAGCTTTAGCAGGAAGTATTGGGATTGTCTTGACGATTCCACTTGGGTTGTACATTTCGATTTACTTCATCCATAAGAAAGGCGGGATCAAATGA
- a CDS encoding YibE/F family protein, producing MTVLVGLAIILFVLMRIIGGEKGTKSFIALFLNFIIVFMMIVLTVYEKDPIFLTFIACILVSCVNLFYINEVNLKTKTAFIATLMTVFILFIMVYGLMEFAKIQGFGEEEVEELSTFSFYIGIDFIKVGISTVLLGMIGAVTDTAISIASAMNEIYFHNPLLTKKDLFKSGMTVGRDILGTTTNTLFFAFVGGYLALVLWFKDIYYSFETILNSKVFMAEVLSVLCIGIGAILIIPITAWLTAMVLTKVGKP from the coding sequence ATGACTGTACTAGTGGGTCTTGCTATTATTTTATTTGTTTTAATGAGAATAATTGGTGGAGAAAAGGGAACTAAATCTTTTATTGCCTTATTTTTAAATTTTATCATTGTTTTTATGATGATAGTGTTAACGGTCTATGAAAAAGACCCGATATTCTTAACGTTTATTGCCTGTATTTTAGTCAGCTGTGTCAATTTATTTTACATTAATGAAGTCAATTTGAAGACAAAAACAGCTTTTATAGCAACGTTAATGACGGTTTTTATTTTATTTATCATGGTTTACGGGTTAATGGAGTTTGCTAAAATTCAAGGATTTGGTGAAGAAGAGGTAGAAGAACTAAGCACATTTTCATTCTATATTGGAATTGACTTTATAAAAGTGGGAATCTCAACCGTCTTATTAGGAATGATTGGAGCAGTTACCGATACAGCGATTTCAATTGCTTCTGCTATGAACGAAATCTATTTCCATAATCCATTGCTGACTAAAAAAGACCTCTTTAAATCAGGAATGACTGTTGGAAGAGATATCTTGGGCACAACGACGAATACGTTGTTTTTTGCTTTTGTAGGAGGTTATTTAGCGCTCGTTCTTTGGTTTAAAGATATTTATTATTCCTTTGAAACCATTCTTAATTCCAAAGTATTTATGGCGGAAGTTTTATCCGTTCTTTGTATTGGAATTGGTGCTATTTTGATTATTCCAATCACGGCTTGGCTCACAGCTATGGTTTTGACAAAGGTAGGAAAACCGTAA
- the pcrA gene encoding DNA helicase PcrA, with product MVLRDDLLNGMNPRQKEAVIHTEGPLLIMAGAGSGKTRVLTHRIAYLIEEKQVNPWNILAITFTNKAAKEMKERVARLMKTGGNDVWVSTFHSMCVRMLRRDIDKIGYNKAFTISDPSEQQTLMKRILKERNIDPKKYDPRAILSQISNAKNELMTPNAYRETASSPFEKIVADCYDDYQKELRRNQAVDFDDLIMLTIRLFQESPETLDYYQNKFHYIHVDEYQDTNHAQYTLVNLLAKRFKNLCVVGDADQSIYGWRGANMENILNFEKDYADAEVVLLEQNYRSTKMILKAANDVIGNNSNRKKKKLWTDNDDGEKITYYRGQSEHDESRYIVSKMQEEMRERGLAYGDFAVLYRTNAQSRVIEENLLKSNIPYKMVGGHKFYDRKEIRDVLAYLRLIANPEDNMSFERVVNVPKRGIGPGTVDKLRTASNQYGWSMLETALNVSITPIAGKAAGELEAFGFMMKDLRQMQEYLPVTELVEEVLKRSGYLKALKAEQTLESETRIENIQEFLSVTQQFEKDSSEDKSLLTFLTDLALVSDLDNLEEEQTSEVTLMTLHAAKGLEFPIVFLIGVEEGVFPLSRALMEENELEEERRLAYVGITRAEQKLYITNAYSRMLYGRTQANAASRFIAEISEEALESGNQFTGNTPFRSSGSPVSRMQATKATSSIYQSPVSRKTESGAERLGWSVGDKALHKKWGTGTVVKVSGDADNLELDIAFPEQGIKRLLAAFAPIEKA from the coding sequence TTGGTACTAAGAGATGATTTATTAAATGGAATGAATCCACGTCAAAAAGAAGCTGTGATTCACACAGAAGGGCCTCTTTTGATTATGGCGGGTGCTGGTAGTGGGAAAACACGCGTGTTGACACATCGTATCGCGTATTTAATTGAAGAAAAACAAGTAAACCCATGGAATATTTTAGCCATCACATTTACAAATAAAGCCGCTAAAGAAATGAAAGAACGGGTTGCTCGGTTAATGAAAACAGGTGGCAATGACGTTTGGGTTTCTACTTTTCACTCAATGTGTGTCCGCATGCTGCGTCGTGACATTGATAAAATCGGCTACAATAAAGCCTTCACCATAAGTGATCCAAGCGAGCAACAAACTTTAATGAAACGTATTTTAAAAGAACGTAATATTGATCCAAAAAAATATGATCCTCGTGCAATTTTAAGTCAAATTAGCAATGCAAAAAATGAATTGATGACCCCTAATGCTTACCGTGAAACTGCAAGCAGTCCTTTTGAAAAAATAGTCGCTGATTGCTATGATGATTATCAAAAAGAGCTACGTCGCAATCAAGCAGTAGATTTTGATGATTTAATTATGTTGACGATTCGATTATTCCAAGAGAGTCCCGAAACGTTGGATTATTATCAAAACAAATTTCATTACATTCATGTGGATGAGTATCAAGATACCAACCATGCCCAATACACACTTGTTAATTTATTAGCGAAACGGTTTAAAAACCTTTGCGTTGTGGGGGATGCCGATCAAAGTATCTATGGCTGGCGTGGTGCCAATATGGAAAATATCTTGAATTTTGAAAAAGATTATGCTGATGCGGAAGTTGTTTTATTAGAACAAAATTACCGCTCAACTAAAATGATTCTTAAAGCAGCTAATGATGTGATTGGCAATAATAGCAATCGTAAAAAGAAAAAATTATGGACAGACAATGATGATGGAGAAAAAATCACCTATTATCGAGGCCAATCCGAACACGATGAATCTCGTTATATTGTGTCAAAAATGCAAGAAGAAATGCGCGAACGTGGTTTAGCATATGGCGATTTTGCCGTGTTGTACCGTACGAATGCACAGTCCCGTGTTATCGAGGAAAACCTGTTGAAATCCAATATTCCCTATAAAATGGTTGGCGGACATAAATTCTATGATCGCAAAGAAATTCGGGATGTTTTAGCTTATTTAAGATTAATTGCAAATCCGGAAGACAATATGAGCTTTGAACGGGTTGTAAATGTTCCAAAACGAGGAATTGGTCCAGGAACCGTTGATAAATTAAGAACAGCTTCAAATCAATATGGTTGGTCAATGCTTGAAACAGCTCTAAATGTGAGCATCACACCAATTGCTGGAAAAGCTGCAGGGGAACTAGAAGCATTTGGTTTTATGATGAAAGACTTAAGACAAATGCAAGAATACCTGCCAGTAACAGAATTAGTTGAAGAAGTTTTAAAACGCAGTGGTTATTTAAAAGCCTTAAAAGCAGAACAAACCTTAGAGTCTGAAACTCGAATTGAAAATATTCAAGAATTTCTATCTGTAACACAGCAATTTGAAAAAGATAGTTCGGAAGACAAAAGTTTATTAACCTTCTTAACGGATCTAGCACTTGTTTCGGATTTAGACAATCTAGAAGAAGAACAAACTAGTGAAGTAACCCTAATGACTCTTCACGCAGCAAAAGGTCTTGAATTTCCCATCGTCTTCTTGATTGGTGTGGAAGAAGGTGTCTTTCCGCTTTCAAGAGCGTTGATGGAGGAGAATGAATTAGAAGAAGAACGTCGTTTAGCCTATGTTGGGATTACTCGTGCGGAACAAAAATTATACATTACAAATGCCTATTCACGGATGTTGTATGGACGTACGCAAGCCAATGCAGCGTCTCGTTTTATCGCTGAAATTAGCGAAGAAGCTTTAGAGTCTGGTAACCAATTTACTGGGAATACACCCTTTAGAAGTAGCGGCAGTCCAGTTAGTCGCATGCAAGCTACCAAAGCGACTAGCAGCATCTATCAATCACCTGTTTCCCGTAAAACGGAAAGTGGGGCAGAACGATTAGGCTGGTCAGTTGGCGACAAGGCCCTTCATAAAAAATGGGGGACAGGAACGGTTGTAAAAGTTAGTGGTGACGCGGATAATTTAGAATTAGATATTGCCTTTCCTGAACAAGGAATCAAACGTTTATTAGCAGCCTTTGCACCAATCGAAAAAGCTTAA
- the ligA gene encoding NAD-dependent DNA ligase LigA — protein sequence MTEKYSFDQAKEEVFQLRSTLEQYSYEYYVKDNPSIEDHEYDKLYHRLVELETEFPDLVTGDSPTQRVGGTVLPGFTKVVHEIPMLSLGNAFNKNDLLDFDQRIKKLVEGEVEYLCELKIDGLAVSLKYEEGKLVQAATRGDGTVGEDITQNIRTVKSVPLRLKKPYSIEVRGECYMPKSSFLKLNKEREENGEDVFANPRNAAAGSLRQLDPKIAAKRNLSTFLYTVADFGELTATSQEEALNQLDELGIKTNHERKLCQSIEEVCQYVEAFHEKRSELPYEIDGIVIKVNRFSTQEKLGFTVKAPRWAIAYKFPAEEAQTIVREIEWTVGRTGVVTPTAIMDPVRLAGTTVQRASLHNVDLIKERDIRLLDTVVIHKAGDIIPEVTRVVLDKREKTSEPYQIPTHCPACDSELVHLEEEVALRCMNPKCPAQITEGLSHFVSRNAMNIDGLGNKVIIQMYEKDLVHDVADLYKLTFEELLTLDKIKEKSANNLLTAIDNSRSNSVERLLFGLGIRHVGAKAAKLLAEEFGSMTGIRQATKEEILAIDGIGDIIAESLQTYFSLPEVMELLNELAALQVNLEYLGKKKAEVVQSDSVFNGKTIVLTGKLTHFTREEAKARIENLGGNVTGSVSKKTDIVVAGADAGSKLAKAEKLEITVWNEDQLLEQLEGEE from the coding sequence ATGACTGAAAAGTATTCATTTGATCAAGCTAAAGAAGAAGTTTTTCAATTAAGAAGCACACTAGAACAATATAGTTATGAATACTATGTAAAAGATAACCCCTCTATTGAGGATCATGAATACGACAAACTCTATCACCGTTTAGTTGAACTTGAAACGGAATTTCCTGATTTAGTAACAGGAGATTCTCCAACCCAACGAGTGGGCGGTACAGTTTTACCTGGTTTTACTAAAGTGGTTCATGAAATTCCAATGCTAAGTTTAGGCAATGCCTTCAATAAAAACGATTTGCTTGATTTCGATCAACGGATTAAAAAATTGGTTGAAGGAGAGGTTGAATACCTTTGCGAGTTAAAGATTGATGGACTGGCAGTGTCGTTGAAATATGAAGAAGGAAAATTAGTTCAAGCAGCTACTAGAGGAGATGGAACAGTTGGCGAAGATATTACGCAGAATATCAGAACGGTGAAATCAGTCCCACTCCGCTTAAAAAAACCTTATTCAATTGAAGTTCGTGGCGAATGCTATATGCCAAAGTCTTCATTTTTAAAATTAAATAAAGAACGAGAAGAAAATGGCGAAGATGTTTTTGCTAATCCAAGAAACGCAGCAGCAGGTAGTTTGCGCCAGTTAGACCCTAAAATAGCGGCTAAGCGTAATCTGAGTACTTTTTTATACACAGTAGCTGACTTTGGTGAATTGACAGCGACTAGTCAAGAAGAAGCTTTAAATCAATTAGACGAATTAGGCATCAAAACAAATCATGAACGCAAGTTGTGTCAATCAATAGAAGAAGTGTGTCAGTATGTCGAAGCGTTTCATGAAAAAAGAAGCGAATTGCCTTATGAAATTGATGGAATTGTAATCAAAGTCAACCGTTTTTCAACACAAGAAAAACTAGGTTTCACAGTTAAAGCACCCCGCTGGGCTATTGCGTATAAATTTCCAGCAGAAGAAGCTCAGACGATTGTAAGAGAAATTGAATGGACGGTAGGTCGAACAGGAGTTGTAACGCCAACAGCTATCATGGACCCCGTTCGTTTAGCTGGTACAACGGTTCAACGAGCAAGCTTACACAATGTAGACTTAATTAAAGAGCGCGACATTCGTTTACTCGACACAGTTGTTATCCATAAAGCAGGAGATATTATTCCAGAAGTAACGAGAGTAGTCCTTGATAAACGCGAAAAGACAAGTGAACCTTACCAAATCCCAACCCATTGTCCCGCTTGTGATAGTGAGTTGGTTCATTTAGAAGAAGAAGTTGCATTGCGTTGTATGAACCCAAAATGTCCTGCACAAATTACAGAAGGTCTGTCTCATTTTGTTTCGAGAAATGCAATGAATATCGACGGTTTAGGCAACAAAGTCATCATCCAAATGTACGAAAAAGACCTTGTACACGATGTAGCAGATTTGTACAAACTCACATTTGAAGAACTGCTTACACTAGATAAAATCAAAGAAAAGTCAGCTAATAATTTGTTAACAGCCATCGATAACAGCCGAAGCAACTCAGTAGAGCGTTTATTATTTGGCTTAGGAATTCGTCATGTTGGGGCTAAGGCCGCTAAATTACTAGCAGAGGAATTTGGTTCAATGACAGGAATCCGCCAAGCAACGAAAGAAGAAATTTTAGCCATTGATGGGATAGGTGACATTATTGCAGAAAGTCTTCAAACGTATTTTTCATTGCCTGAAGTAATGGAATTACTAAATGAACTAGCAGCATTGCAAGTGAATTTAGAGTACTTAGGAAAGAAAAAAGCTGAAGTTGTACAAAGTGATTCTGTATTTAATGGTAAAACAATTGTCTTAACTGGAAAATTAACGCATTTTACACGAGAAGAAGCTAAAGCGCGCATTGAAAATCTTGGAGGCAACGTAACGGGAAGTGTGTCAAAAAAAACCGATATAGTCGTTGCAGGAGCAGATGCCGGCAGTAAATTAGCAAAAGCTGAAAAGTTAGAAATTACGGTTTGGAATGAAGATCAATTACTAGAACAATTGGAAGGAGAGGAATAA
- a CDS encoding CamS family sex pheromone protein — protein MKRKLIVLVASCGLILSACGDVTGNNQTTTTDTSTSEKSKTTTSQLSKDYYRTVINDGQYKVSQSRGVSLSLNSGYNIKAFETGLMSLSHSEFPTDTYYFQEGQQLDAETISKWIKRSSGDNPEPDLTVSDPEGLNPADNGELEPDKRAPKYLSQILEQNYMVKDGDSFKLSGISIGLALNSVDYYQKVQYGAEFKTDIKRADLETEGKKMANEIVARLRKMEGLGNIPITVGLFEQTPKDDLAGGVFFSEGVSKDGAATVGGWKDINEKKVIFPRMDGETSNETTSFENFKSQVQSFFPNLNGVTAEATYSGDQLIKMKATVTTQFYGQSEIIALTQHVSDNASKYLPPNIPIEISINSIDGMEAFLNRDSGEKEFQSHVFD, from the coding sequence ATGAAACGAAAATTAATAGTGCTAGTAGCGTCATGTGGATTGATTTTATCAGCATGTGGTGACGTTACAGGAAACAATCAAACCACAACAACAGACACTTCAACAAGTGAAAAATCAAAGACAACTACTAGTCAATTGTCTAAGGATTATTATCGAACGGTCATTAATGACGGACAGTACAAAGTGAGTCAATCAAGAGGGGTAAGTTTAAGTCTAAATTCTGGCTATAATATTAAAGCTTTTGAAACAGGTTTAATGAGTTTGTCCCATTCCGAATTCCCAACGGATACTTATTATTTTCAAGAGGGACAGCAACTAGATGCTGAAACGATTTCTAAATGGATAAAGCGTAGCTCTGGTGACAACCCAGAACCAGATTTAACGGTAAGTGATCCTGAAGGATTGAACCCAGCAGATAATGGAGAACTTGAACCAGATAAACGTGCACCTAAATACCTAAGCCAAATTTTAGAACAAAATTATATGGTAAAAGATGGCGACAGTTTTAAACTATCGGGTATCAGTATAGGTTTGGCATTAAACAGCGTTGATTATTACCAAAAAGTGCAGTACGGGGCTGAATTTAAAACCGATATTAAACGAGCTGATTTAGAAACAGAAGGAAAAAAAATGGCAAATGAAATTGTTGCTCGATTGCGTAAAATGGAAGGGTTAGGAAATATTCCAATTACAGTAGGCCTTTTTGAACAAACGCCCAAAGATGATTTAGCCGGTGGTGTTTTCTTTAGCGAAGGCGTTAGCAAAGACGGTGCGGCAACGGTCGGTGGCTGGAAAGACATTAACGAAAAGAAAGTGATTTTTCCGAGAATGGATGGGGAAACCAGCAACGAGACAACGAGTTTTGAAAACTTTAAATCTCAAGTACAAAGTTTCTTCCCAAATTTAAACGGTGTGACGGCTGAAGCAACTTACAGTGGGGATCAATTGATAAAAATGAAAGCAACCGTAACCACTCAATTTTACGGTCAGTCTGAAATCATTGCCTTAACACAACACGTTTCAGACAACGCATCAAAATATTTACCGCCGAATATTCCTATTGAAATTTCGATTAATTCAATTGATGGAATGGAAGCCTTCTTAAATCGTGACAGTGGGGAAAAAGAATTTCAATCTCATGTTTTCGATTAA
- the gatC gene encoding Asp-tRNA(Asn)/Glu-tRNA(Gln) amidotransferase subunit GatC codes for MAITESEVKHVAKLSKLAFKDSEIAHFTEQMDQIIGMVEQLEAIDTTGVPITTHALETVNVMRLDVATEGTDRNELFKNVKTEKDGLIQVPAIMDNGEAGA; via the coding sequence TTGGCAATTACTGAATCAGAAGTAAAACACGTTGCTAAGCTATCGAAGCTAGCATTTAAAGATAGTGAGATTGCTCATTTTACAGAGCAAATGGATCAAATCATTGGAATGGTTGAACAACTTGAAGCCATCGATACAACTGGCGTACCCATCACAACACATGCACTAGAAACAGTCAATGTGATGCGTTTGGATGTTGCAACTGAGGGAACAGATCGCAACGAGCTCTTTAAAAATGTAAAAACAGAAAAAGATGGACTAATTCAAGTTCCAGCAATTATGGATAACGGGGAGG